The genome window GGCAATGGGCATTCTGGTGGATGCCAACGACAACGTGGGCGCGCGTTGGGACGCAGTGAAAGGCCGGCTTGCGTCTGCGAAAGTCCACTTGCCCGACAGCCCCGACCCTTCCGGCACGATCGTCGAAAGCCGTCCGCGCGTGGGTGTGTGGCTGATGCCGGACAACGCCGCGTCGGGCGAACTTGAAGACTTCGTTGCACAGATGATCCCCGCTTGCGATGCGGTCTGGCCCTTGGCGCAAAGCTACATCGACGGCATAGCGTGTGCGGAGAGGAAGTTCAGCGAGAAGAAGAAGGCGAGAGCGCAGGTCCATGCCTGGCTAGCGACGCGCGAGGATCCTCGCCTCATGGGCGCGGCAATTGGCGCGCGCGACTTGGCAGTTGACGGCGCGCTCTGCCAGTCATTCGTCGCTTGGCTTAAGGCACTCTTTACCTAAGGGCCGGCTGCGTAGCTTCTGATTCCCTCTCTGAGTCGATGTTTGCATGGCTCTGCCGAACCGTAGGATAGACCAGATTGAAGTCTTTCCCCTCACCCTAGCCCTCTCCCCAGGGAGAGGGGACAAGACGAGGCAGCCCTTCGCTTATGACCATGGTCATGACTATGGTACAATTAACCAAATTCCTCCAGACCAGAATGGCGGGGCATGGCAGACGACAACAGCATTAACACCGGTGGCGCGCGGATGGTGAAGGCGTCGGAGTTCAAGGCGAAGTGTTTGCAGCTCATGGACGAGGTGGCGGCGAGTGGTGAGGAGATCATCATCACCAAGCGCGGCCGGCCGGTCTCGCGGCTGGCGCCGTACCGGGAGAAATCCAAGATGGAATTTGGCCGCAACCGCGACAACATCCGCAGCTTAGAAAACATCGTGGAACCGATGCCGGCGGGGTGGTTTGAGGACGCAGACGATACCGCGAGCGACCTGTTTTGATTCTCCTCGATACTCATGTTCTGCTCTGGCAGGAGCAGGGCGACCGGAGGCTGGGGAGGCAGGCACGCCAGACCATTGCACGGGCGCTGGCAGAGGGGCAGGCGGCGGTTTCGGCCATTTCGTTCTGGGAGGTCGGCATGCGCATGCAGAAGGGTCAGCTTGCCCTGCGTTTTGAGCTCGCTGCCTGGCGGCGTGATCTGCTCGATCAGGGTGTGATCGAGATTCCTGTGGATGGACGTGTGGCAACTCGCGCTGGCCTTCTGCCGGACATGCACGGAGATCCCGCCGAC of Chloroflexota bacterium contains these proteins:
- a CDS encoding type II toxin-antitoxin system prevent-host-death family antitoxin, whose protein sequence is MADDNSINTGGARMVKASEFKAKCLQLMDEVAASGEEIIITKRGRPVSRLAPYREKSKMEFGRNRDNIRSLENIVEPMPAGWFEDADDTASDLF
- a CDS encoding type II toxin-antitoxin system VapC family toxin, translating into MILLDTHVLLWQEQGDRRLGRQARQTIARALAEGQAAVSAISFWEVGMRMQKGQLALRFELAAWRRDLLDQGVIEIPVDGRVATRAGLLPDMHGDPADRLIVATALEGHTLITADERMLAWPGKLDRLRATE